The Saliniradius amylolyticus DNA segment ATAGCATCCTTACTTAAGCGATTCATCAGCTTAGCCATCAGAATGCCTGCTGCTGTGCCAATGGCAAAGGCCAGCGCCCCAAGTGCCAGAATGCCTAAGGTTTCCAGCGTCAGAAATTTATCTGCCGACAACTTAGAGCCCACCGCCAGACCCAGAAAGATGGTCACTACATTAATCAACTCGTTTTGAGCCGACTTGCTCAACCGGTCCACTACGCCGCTTTCACGCATCAGGTTGCCCAGACAGAACATGCCCACCAGTGGCGTTGCCGAGGGCAGGAACAAAATGGTCAGAACTACCACGCCCAGCGGAAAAAGAATCTTTTCCCGCTTGGATACGGTGCGCAGTTGCTGCATCTGGATCTCACGCTCTTCGGGTGAGGTCAGTGCTTTCATAATCGGTGGCTGAATAATAGGCACCAGTGCCATATAGGAATAAGCTGCTACCGCAATGGCCCCCAGCAAATCCGGTGCGAGCCGGGACGCCAGGAAAATGGCCGTGGGTCCGTCTGCCCCACCAATAATAGCGATAGCCGAGGCATCCTTAAGCGTAAACTCGAAGCCGGGGATAAAATTCAGCGCAATAGCACCAAACAGAGTGGCAAAGATACCAAACTGCGCCGCCGCCCCCAAAAGTAGCATTCTGGGGTTGGCAATCAGCGCGCCAAAATCGGTCATCGCGCCTACGCCCATGAAGATCAGCAAGGGAAACACGCCCGTATCGATCCCCACCTCATAAACGTAATACAATAAACCGCCCGGGTCAGTAAATCCCGCCAATGGAATGTTGGTCAACAAGGCGCCAAAACCGATGGGCACCAACAATAATGGCTCGAACTTCTTCACAATGGCGAGGTAGAGCAACAAAAGCCCCACCGCCATCATCACTAACTGACCACCCTCAAAATTAGCTAAGGCGGTGGATTCCCACAGTATTTG contains these protein-coding regions:
- a CDS encoding sodium ion-translocating decarboxylase subunit beta; this encodes MEKLQILWESTALANFEGGQLVMMAVGLLLLYLAIVKKFEPLLLVPIGFGALLTNIPLAGFTDPGGLLYYVYEVGIDTGVFPLLIFMGVGAMTDFGALIANPRMLLLGAAAQFGIFATLFGAIALNFIPGFEFTLKDASAIAIIGGADGPTAIFLASRLAPDLLGAIAVAAYSYMALVPIIQPPIMKALTSPEEREIQMQQLRTVSKREKILFPLGVVVLTILFLPSATPLVGMFCLGNLMRESGVVDRLSKSAQNELINVVTIFLGLAVGSKLSADKFLTLETLGILALGALAFAIGTAAGILMAKLMNRLSKDAINPLIGAAGVSAVPMAARVVNKVGLQSNPHNFLLMHAMGPNVAGVLGSAVAAGILLALVG